A part of Antennarius striatus isolate MH-2024 chromosome 21, ASM4005453v1, whole genome shotgun sequence genomic DNA contains:
- the josd1 gene encoding josephin-1 has protein sequence MGSAPYPAGEWKGKGRGSLQELGCMRWKVSKQKEGVAVVGAEERRSRELMDAQQQQQDLSSSSSSLTSPLPRQPSLTPPAIYHEKQRRELCALHALNNVFQDGTAFSRDTLQEIYQRLSPNTLVTPHKKSMLGNGNYDVNVIMAALQTRGFEAVWWDKRRDVGSIELSNVTGFILNVPSNLSWGPLRLPLKRQHWIGVREVGGAYYNLDSKLRSPQLIGHQEELRKFLRQQLRGKNCELLLVVSEEVEVHQTWRSDG, from the exons ATGGGAAGCGCTCCTTATCCGGCCGGGGAATGGAAGGGGAAGGGGCGAGGCAGCCTGCAGGAGCTGGGCTGCATGCGCTGGAAGGTCAGCAAGCAGAAAGAAGGGGTGGCGGTGGTGGGGGCCGAGGAGAGGAGGTCCAGGGAGCTCATGGatgcgcagcagcagcagcaggatctctcctcctcgtcttcctccctcaCCTCCCCACTGCCTCGACAACCATCTCTGACACCTCCCGCCATCTACCATGAGAAGCAGCGGAGGGAGTTGTGCGCCCTCCATGCGCTCAATAATGTCTTCCAGGATGGGACGGCTTTCAGTCGGGACACGCTGCAGGAGATATACCAGAG GCTTTCTCCCAACACTCTGGTGACACCTCACAAGaagagcatgctgggaaatggGAACTACGATGTAAATGTCATCATGGCTGCACTGCAGACGCGAGGGTTTGAGGCAGTTTGGTGGGATAAAAGAAG GGATGTTGGCAGCATCGAGCTGTCAAACGTGACCGGCTTCATCCTGAACGTCCCATCCAACCTGAGCTGGGGGCCTCTCCGCCTGCCACTCAAACGCCAGCACTGGATAGGTGTCAGAGAGGTGGGAGGGGCTTATTACAACTTGGACTCCAAACTGCGCAGCCCTCAACTCATCGGACACCAGGAAGAGCTCAG GAAGTTTCTCCGCCAGCAGCTGCGAGGGAAGAACTGTGAACTCCTACTGGTGGtctcagaggaggtggaggtgcaCCAGACGTGGCGGTCTGACGGCTGA